CGCCTGTTTGTGGTCACAATCGTGATGCGGGCAGTGCGGGGGGTTATCAGTTTCCGCTATTCTGATCGACAGCCTCGCACAACTGAAGCTTGACCCTGTTTTCTTCACTCATTAATCGGGCCATGCTTTGCGATTGAGGTGACAAGACGGAGTCCTGCTGGTGCTGCTGGTCTGCCGGCAGACGGATGACGGTTGCCGTGAACGGTGGGTTTGAACTGCAATGATCTGTCAATCCCAGTGCGTTGGCTGATCGAGTTGTCACCATCGGCAGGAGGTCGGCTGCTGATACATCTTTGGTGCGCGATGCCAGGAATTGAATTTCTTTCCAGATTGACAGGTCCGGATTTGAGCTGCGTCCGTCGGTTCCCAGGATGACTGTCCCGCCGGCCGCCTGAATCTGCTGCCACGGGTGAGGGGCATGACCAAAATAGTGGTGAGTGCGCGGGCAGTAAACGACCGCGATCTGAGGATGCTGACCCAGAAACGCAATTTCTGTGTCGGTCAGATAATTGCAGTGGACGGCCAGGGCGCGAGGCAGTTCTGCCAGCTTTTCCAGGTAACGCATCACGGTGCTGCCGCGGGGCAGTATATCAGGATCCCACAAATCCATTTGTCTGAGAAATTCGACGAATCGTCCGGTACCCGTATCGAGCAATTCCAGTTCGTCGGTGGTTTCTGCCAGGTGCATGGCAAGCGGTGCGGAATGAGAGGCACAGGTATCCACAGCAGCTTCGAACAGCTCCGGGTTGACACTGTACGGGGCATGCGGACTTACACCCGCCTGGACCGAACCTGACTTGGTGGGATTACTCAGTTGATTGAGATGGTCATTCATTGTGGCAATTCGGTCCGGGATCTGGTCCGGCAGCAGGCCAATCAGTTCCCGAAAACTCACCACTTCCACGGACGGGTCACGCAGCAGTTCGACGGCGTGGTCGGACGTGGTGATTTCGCCAATGGCGGTGACCGCATGACGGTGGCATTCGGTGAGGCCCGTGCGAATGCCGTCACTGGCAGCGGTACTGTGTTCAATCCTCCAGCGTATCACCGACCAGACCCAATCCGGAAACGGGACTGCCGGGCCGATTGGTTCGTGCAGGGTTGAGAATTCCAGGTGTGTGTGTGCATTCAGCAGAGCGGGGATCACGGCCACCGGAAGGATCCGGTCGATCTCATCGGCTGGCACCGATGAATGGTCGACAGGTTGTCCACCGCAGTATCTGATGCGGACATTTCGGACCGGTGGCCGATTCGGCGGGTACCACCAGGCAACATCGATGGTTTGTTCATCGGATGCAGGGGCATTCCAGTCTTCAGCTGCTTGCCGGGCAAGACTGCGGAGATGAGACGATCGAGTCATACTCAGGCGCTCAGTGCAGTTTGAGGCTGGCGATTCCCACGATTGCCAGCAATGCCGATCCAATCCAGAAGCGAGTCACGATCTTGATTTCGTGGTCACCACGAAACAGGAAGTGATTGTGTAACGGACTGCAGAGTATCAGCCGGCGTCCGGTGAGATGAAACCAACCGACCTGAAAAATCACACTCAGCGTTTCCAGCACGAATATTCCTCCCACGATCACCAGTAATGCTTCCTGACGAATAATGAGAGCCGACAGTGCCAGCAAACCACCGATGGGCAATGATCCTGCATCGCCCATGAACACCTGTGCCGGATAACAGTTGAACCACAGAAACCCCAGCATGGCGCCCACCATGGCACCCAGGATGATGGTGAGTTCTCCGGCCCCGCTGATGTACGGAATCATCAAATAGTCGGCCATGACTCGATGACCGCACAGATAGGTGAGTGCGACAAACGCCGATCCGGCAAAGATGGTGCAGCCGGTGGCGAGTCCATCGAGTCCATCGGTGAGATTCACGGCATTGGAGGTACCAACCAGTACCAAAATTCCCCATCCGATGAACCACGGTCCCAGAGCGATTGCCGCATTTCCCAGCGGCCAGACCAGTGAGGTGCCAAGTGTTTGATGTCTTTGTTCCAGCCAGATCAGCACCACCGCCACCGCTGCCACGAACAGCTGACCCGTGAGTTTTTGGCGGACGGTGAGACCTTTGAGTGTTGTGGTCAGTTTGGTCCAGTCGTCGAGTGCTCCCAGTCCCGTCAAAGACACCAGAACAAAAATGCCGGTCAGCACATAGCGACTTGACAGATCGGCCCAGATGAGTGACGAGAAAAGGACGGCGGCCATTACGAAGACGCCCCCCATTGTGGGAGTGTCATTCTTGTCGGCCTGCAGTTCATCCAGCCGTTCGGAGTCGCTGTGAACCCGCTCTCGAAACCGTGTTTTTAGCAGCCGGATGGCGACCGGTCCCAGGACCAGAGCCAGTAGAAACGCCGAGAAGCTGGCAGCTGCCGTGCGCGCAGTCAGATAGACATGGGAATCACCCGTCGTGCGGGATTCCAGTTCCTTCAGCAGGGGGCTGAACGACTGCACAAACCACAGAAACATAGGAAATTAAAAGCGGTATCGCACAGGAGGCAGGGAAATCGGGCAAGAACGCCCGGAGTTTGACGAAATCCGGATATTGCCGATACCCCAACTGCCAGCCGATGAAACACGACAATGGTCGGAATCCGGTTGCCGGCGATTAACGACGGATGGCCCACAGAGCCTCAAACGTACGCAGATAAATCGTTCCGTTGGCGATGACAGGAGAAGCGGACATGTCTTCGCCGATTTCGTTCTGAGCTGCGATTTCGAATTTTCTTCCGGCTTTGACGACAGTGATTTTTCCGTCGCGGGCTGTCAGATAAAGATGTCCGTCGGCGTACAGAGGAGAGGCGCGGTGACGGTTGTCGTGGGTTCGCTTCATGTAGATTTCTTCGCCCGTTTGACGGTCGAGGGCCAGCAGGATTCCGTTTTCGCGGCAAAGGTAAACGGTGTCCCCGTGAATCAGTGGCGAAGGGACATCCGGGGTGTTTCTGTTCCGGACCCAGAGAATGTTGTCCTGATTCCCGGCCAGATCACCGCTTCCATCTGCCCGGATTGCATAGACCGGGCCATTTTTGGCTGTCGGACACACGATGATTCCGTCGGCAGCTCCGGTTGAGGCGACGAATCGAAGTGTCGGGTGATAGGGACGTTGAGGATCATCACGCGGATTAAGACCACCCAGTCGCCAGACTTCGCTTCCGTCGTCCGGAGAATACGCCACGGTGTAGTCGGCTCCGTGCGTGATCAGATAGGTCAAACCTCCGAAGTCGTACAGCATGGGGGAGGCATAAGAGTGTTCATTTTCCTGGGAGGCGCCGGTGACCCGGTCCACCTGCCACAGGTGATCTCCGCTGTTCGCATCGATCGCGGCTACCACGGCTTCCTGTGTGTCAGGATTTCCGTCGCCATGAATCATCTGCAGAAACAGTCGGTCCTCATGAAGCACCGGGGTTGCCGACATTCCGAAAGCGATATCGAATTTGCCGTATCGGTCCTGGAGGTCCAGTTTCCAGACGAGTTTTCCTTTGGTGGTAAAACAGGCCAAATCGCCGGTAGCCATACAGCACCAGACGAAGTTTCCGTCGCTGATTGGTGATGGCGACGCTGAGTTGCCTTCGTCTCCGCGGGCGTCTTTGTTTCCTCGGCCAACTTCACGACGCCACTGCTCCTGACCGTCTGTACCCACACAGATCAGCAACAGACTTTCACCATCAATCGAGGTCACAAAAACCTGATCATCCCATACGGCTGGTGTGGCACCGGCCGGTCCCGGCAGCGCTAACCGCCAGGCAACGTTGATGTCCCGCGACCAGTTGATCGGAAGATTGGTTTCCGTGGAAATGCCGTTGCTGGTGGGACCACGCCACGATCCCCAGTTATCTGCCACGGCCGTTTGAAGAATGATTGTCAGCGTCAGGACTGCACTCAGGTGGTTCTTGAGTTTCATGAGAGACATCGATCGCTGTGAAAAATGAAAATCAATGGTTTGAAGGGGAGGGGGAAAACCGAATCCTCCTTCACAGGCAACAGATTATCAGTGCCTGCAGGGAAATCACAACAAACAGCGGATGATTCCTGCGGGTCCGCTTTCGATCAGCTGCTGCCGAATCATTTCGGCCGTGTTGAAAGAGAAAAAGTTCTGTCGTCCGGCAATCACTGATTGCCGGACATTCAAGGGTTGCCTGGTGGAACCAGCACGATCGCCCGGCCACAACTATTGCCCGGCCACATGGAGTCTGTTCAGGAACCGTTGCATGTCCGGGGGCCAGGACGTGTGAAAGTCGAGGATCCGACTGGTTTTCGGATGTCTGATTCGCAGGACAGAGGCGTGCAGCGCCAGTCGTGGTGAGCCACTGCTGTCTTCCAGCGGAGCATTCATTGGGCCGCGATATTTGATGTCGCCGCAGACCGGATGTGCCAGTTCCGCCAGATGAATTCGGATTTGATTCGTTCGTCCTGTTTCCAGCGTACATTCCAGTTCACTGTGTTGGCCCAGTTTTCTTAAGGTTCGAATGTGGGTCACTGCCTGTTGGCCGATCGACATGTCGGAAGTGCTGCCTCGAAGCCCGTCGCCTCGATTCCGGATGAGCTGTGAGGTCACGGTTTGGTCGGTCACGGTTCCGGGAATGATGCACAGGTACTTGCGGACGGCCTGATGTTCAGCGAATTGACTGATAATCTGCTGCTGGGCCTGCTCGTTTCGGGCAAACACGACCAGACCACTGGTATCCCGATCGATTCGGTGGACCGACAACAGTCGCGGCAGCTTTTGACGCAATCGCTGTCCGGTCCGGTGAGCAGCGTGTCTGGCAATCAGTCGAGCGACCGATTCATCCAGCGTTGGTTGTGCTCGACGACGTGACACAGACCAGTTGAGCTCGGCAGGACGGCGCAGCGTGGTCATCCCGGACGGTTTCTCTGCAATCACCAGTTGGTGATCGACATACCGTACCGTGACATCGTCATCGGTGGCCGGTGGTGTCAGTGGCTGACCGCAGACCTGAATCGTTTCACCAGATGTCAGTGTGCGACCTTCATCGATACACAGGACTCCATTGATTGCGATCAGTCGCGCCCGCAGCAGACGGCGCACTTCTTTCCATGATTTTCCCGGCATGTGCTGACGTAATTCAGCCAGGATTTTTCCCGGTTGTTCCGCTTTAATTTTGAACTGCAGTTCAACGGGTGGCACGGTCAGCAGTCTGTACAAACAGTAGGGAATCGCAGGCGGTGACGACCAAACGTTATCGCAGCGACCATTCAGATGTGTGATTCGGTGTTACCGGGGTTGTTCAATGATCCCTGCTGTGACTGGCGGGTCTGGCGATTGGAGATCGATGAGTTTTTTGCTGAGGACGCAGTGGAACTTCGATGGTACCAGGTTCGGAGACAGTTGAATTGCAGGGATGCTCATTCGAACCAAATCAACGGTGTTCACAGGTTGCCGCCCTGATGTATTGCACATGTTGATGGTTTGCGGATGCTTTTCTACCTGGTCACGCAGGTGAGCTCAAGAAA
The Fuerstiella sp. genome window above contains:
- a CDS encoding amidohydrolase family protein produces the protein MTRSSHLRSLARQAAEDWNAPASDEQTIDVAWWYPPNRPPVRNVRIRYCGGQPVDHSSVPADEIDRILPVAVIPALLNAHTHLEFSTLHEPIGPAVPFPDWVWSVIRWRIEHSTAASDGIRTGLTECHRHAVTAIGEITTSDHAVELLRDPSVEVVSFRELIGLLPDQIPDRIATMNDHLNQLSNPTKSGSVQAGVSPHAPYSVNPELFEAAVDTCASHSAPLAMHLAETTDELELLDTGTGRFVEFLRQMDLWDPDILPRGSTVMRYLEKLAELPRALAVHCNYLTDTEIAFLGQHPQIAVVYCPRTHHYFGHAPHPWQQIQAAGGTVILGTDGRSSNPDLSIWKEIQFLASRTKDVSAADLLPMVTTRSANALGLTDHCSSNPPFTATVIRLPADQQHQQDSVLSPQSQSMARLMSEENRVKLQLCEAVDQNSGN
- the mraY gene encoding phospho-N-acetylmuramoyl-pentapeptide-transferase; translation: MFLWFVQSFSPLLKELESRTTGDSHVYLTARTAAASFSAFLLALVLGPVAIRLLKTRFRERVHSDSERLDELQADKNDTPTMGGVFVMAAVLFSSLIWADLSSRYVLTGIFVLVSLTGLGALDDWTKLTTTLKGLTVRQKLTGQLFVAAVAVVLIWLEQRHQTLGTSLVWPLGNAAIALGPWFIGWGILVLVGTSNAVNLTDGLDGLATGCTIFAGSAFVALTYLCGHRVMADYLMIPYISGAGELTIILGAMVGAMLGFLWFNCYPAQVFMGDAGSLPIGGLLALSALIIRQEALLVIVGGIFVLETLSVIFQVGWFHLTGRRLILCSPLHNHFLFRGDHEIKIVTRFWIGSALLAIVGIASLKLH
- a CDS encoding PQQ-like beta-propeller repeat protein; its protein translation is MKLKNHLSAVLTLTIILQTAVADNWGSWRGPTSNGISTETNLPINWSRDINVAWRLALPGPAGATPAVWDDQVFVTSIDGESLLLICVGTDGQEQWRREVGRGNKDARGDEGNSASPSPISDGNFVWCCMATGDLACFTTKGKLVWKLDLQDRYGKFDIAFGMSATPVLHEDRLFLQMIHGDGNPDTQEAVVAAIDANSGDHLWQVDRVTGASQENEHSYASPMLYDFGGLTYLITHGADYTVAYSPDDGSEVWRLGGLNPRDDPQRPYHPTLRFVASTGAADGIIVCPTAKNGPVYAIRADGSGDLAGNQDNILWVRNRNTPDVPSPLIHGDTVYLCRENGILLALDRQTGEEIYMKRTHDNRHRASPLYADGHLYLTARDGKITVVKAGRKFEIAAQNEIGEDMSASPVIANGTIYLRTFEALWAIRR
- a CDS encoding RluA family pseudouridine synthase is translated as MPPVELQFKIKAEQPGKILAELRQHMPGKSWKEVRRLLRARLIAINGVLCIDEGRTLTSGETIQVCGQPLTPPATDDDVTVRYVDHQLVIAEKPSGMTTLRRPAELNWSVSRRRAQPTLDESVARLIARHAAHRTGQRLRQKLPRLLSVHRIDRDTSGLVVFARNEQAQQQIISQFAEHQAVRKYLCIIPGTVTDQTVTSQLIRNRGDGLRGSTSDMSIGQQAVTHIRTLRKLGQHSELECTLETGRTNQIRIHLAELAHPVCGDIKYRGPMNAPLEDSSGSPRLALHASVLRIRHPKTSRILDFHTSWPPDMQRFLNRLHVAGQ